From the Hoplias malabaricus isolate fHopMal1 chromosome 6, fHopMal1.hap1, whole genome shotgun sequence genome, the window TACTTATTGTTCAATAAAAGCCTTTGCTAAAGAAAGGGCAACCCTTTGCTCTGTTCTGGCCTGCTGTAAAGCTCCAGACTGCTATGCCAACCTCTACTGCATTTCTGCAAACTCCCTTTTTAACTCTTCCAGCTCAGATATTATTGGGCTTAATTTACTGTATCCAACAGCTATAACATaacaagaacacaccaaattgtATCCTGTTTGTGATGCCACTTTTGTATCAGGGATATTTTGGCCCACCTGGTGAGGGTAATAGTGTATAGCTTTACCTTGTACAAGTGATAAGTAAAAGGATCTGAGACCCCACCCCCAGTACAATTAGCCTCAGTACCAATGCATATAAGTACGCTGTTGCCCATCCTGTTGTTTAACAATGGCTAAAGATTCACTAGTATGATTAACTGAATCCACAGGTGAGTCATTTGTTGATATGGTGAGGTGGCTTTTGAGAACTTTAACATGATGGCAATGCATAGTACTAATGTTACCTACTGAGTCTGCTTACATGCTTTGTAACTTTTTCCTCCCTTCTCAAATCAGGTTAGATGCCCCCACTCAGAAGTAagtatataatgtaaatatggAAGAGTAAGCATTTGATaaagcaataaaagaaaatgtaagtATCCAACTCTTAACTTGAATGAGAAATCAACtcacttatttaatttatcaCATATTTATGGAcgctttgtttttttgcaacAAACTGAATATTGTCTTTAGATGAAACAAACAGTAATGTTGAATAAATATCAAGTGGGCAAAAGGTAGCATTCTTTCAAGCTACAGGAACGCTCCAAACATAAGCAAAATCTCAAAAAAATGTAGAATGCAGAATTAGCACAAATCCACTTAGCTTTCACTTCTAAAGGCCGATTTATACCTCTGGGTTAACTCAACGCAGAGGTTATGCAATAGGCTACGCAACAGCCGAAACATTGCGAGCGTTGGTGTCTGCGTTGCTCTGCTTTACACTGCCACACCACTAgagctgaatctcaaacatcttcctctacactacgtagtacacaatgtagtagaattacttttataagTCTTTAAAGTGCAATATTTAGGGAGTAGTTTGTTAATTGGGACAGAGAacagtttacatgaggtgccaggaaagtaactaccctgatagcaaggagacggcataccactgttggcccactgagATCAAAGTTAGAGGTCCACTAGAGTTTTTCTGGGTCGGGCCACTGTTGAttgaacagaattttagacaaaatgccacacttttccattcacagtacagtttacattttttccttcattaggttcttgtGTTATcttttagaaataaaattagtaaataattttaaatcaggcttatactcattattatatctctcatagttgttggtaatatttgtattagtgtgttttccagaataaaatctCTGTgactttaaaatctgtttgaaaaGATTAAAAGTTAGTTCTATCCTGTACATAGGACAGTAATATaagtggaccagcagtggtctacggtcagtggtgtgccagcctttttatgccagcccagtaaacaaggaacgtccccggacgttcaaaaaaggtctaaaagtagtaTGTCCGtcaattacatattttaaacgtcaatggacgtccaaaacgcgttttataaaagtaatttatttcgggaccaattaataacgtcagtggacgtccaaaatacgtctaatagtcgtcttttcaatgtctgtgtttggacgtcttttcaactttcattttcaaccttaagagaacgttgattagacggcagtcattacgttatttcaacgttgaatcaacggctaattgtttactgggagtgaaccgatatatgctcgcagTCCGGATAATACAAAGCCGGCATTTTTTTCCCCGCAGACCACCGGAATTTTcctttaatatttgtattaatccGTGAAgcccacaccatgtctgaggaaatctctcgctatgaatgtgctgctgtatgcgtctctgtgtgtggaggagagttCATTATCCTCTACTATTTCGGTTCTGCATGAACAAAGTGGTTgcgtagttacatttctggacaGGTGCGCGCCAGGCTACTGCATAGGGTTCGCGTCGACGCGTTACCTACGGCGTAGGGTcgacgcagaagtataaattgggttTAACAGTTCACCGCAACACTCCGAGAACTCGCGAAGTCCCGTGCTTTTTTAGCCCCTGTCGCAGTTCAGCACCTCCACCATTTTACACACAGCGTTCACTGCCCGAGTAGGTTCTTGACTCAAATATGCCCTTGCATCAACTCTAAGAGTTGAAAACGGACTTTAACATGGGGAAATCGAGCTTAAACCGCTACCCTCATTTCTTCTCCAATCTTAACAAGCAAAACTCTGACTTCTGATTGGCTACTACAAGCAAAGCCCTGTCTAGCGTCTGATTTGCTAATTTTAACCCCTGCACGTCCTGACTTCTACACGTAAGCTTTTATTTACTATGACATTATAGAGCATAATTAAATACAACTTACATATCTGTATACTCCACAGTAAATGTAGTTATTTTGTCAGTAGCTAATTGATGTCCATGAACTGCCCCCTAAAACAGGTCTAAAGACGTCCATGCTGAGCCCAGCTTtaagtagtgttttttttttttccgctATTAGATTTCTATATCAAATCCAGGCCCACTTTTTGTTGTGGGCCAAGATCTAATACAGAAATTTGCAAAGCAAGCATTGCTACTGTACTACTACAAGTACAATTGCTGCCTATTGTTAGCGACTTCATTTATCACAGCTGCAAGTGCTGCTGTTTCATAGTACTTATGATTCCACATATACAGTGGTGTCTGGTGAAAAACATTCTAGGTGGGGCTATTTGTATGTCATTGTAAGTTTCAGCAATCACCCCAATACAATTTAGCACATGCTGCAGGACAGCTAATTTTTAAAAGTGACATTAAGAACAAATGAGCAGACTAATAATTCTAAAAATGAACATAAATTTCAACTGGAATATGCCCAGATACCAGATTAAAGAAGattaacaattatttattttatatagtaTGCATTGATTGTTGTTGCAAGTTTCATTGCttgttgtaatatatttgtaatattattttactgTAGCTTGGTTAATTTcactattttatataattttcattattttattcaattttaatttttgggcggcatggtgcagcaggtagtgtcgcagtcacacagctccactgacctggaggttgtgggttcgattcccgctctgggtgactgtctgtgagcagttggtgtgttctccccgtgtccgtgtgggtttcctccgggtgctccggttttctcccacagtccaaaaacacacgttggtaggtggattggcgactcaaaaaaagtgtccgtaggtgtgagtgaatgtgtgtgtctgtgttgccctgtgaaagactggcgccccctccagggtgtattcccaccttgcgcccaatgattccaggtaggctctgtacccactgcaaccctgaactggataagcggttacagataatgaatgaatttgaatttttttcattttaatatttttatttgcaaaGCAAAAGTAAATGATGGGCGGCACGgcagcgcagcaggtagtgtcgcagtcacacagctccacccagtaaacattttgccgttgattcaacgctgaaataacgtaatgactgccgtctaatcaacgtattattaaggttgaaaatgaaagttgaaaagacgtccaaacacagacgttgaaaagacgactattagacgtattttggacgtccattgacgttattaattggtcccgaaataaatgacttgtttgaaacgcattttggacgtccactgatgttatcaattggtcacaatttttaagatggattttggacgtccgttgacgtttaaaatatgtccttgacggacagactacttttagacctattttgaatgtccagggacgttccttgtttactgggcaggggcctggagtttgtgggttcgattcccgctccgggtgactgtctgtgaggagtgtagtgtgttctccccgtgtctgcgtgggtttgctccgggttctccggtttcctcccacagtccaaaaacacgcgttggtaggtggattggcgactcaaaatagtgagtgtgtgagtgaatgtgtgtgtgtctgtgttgccctgtgaaggactggagccccctccagggtgtattcccgccttgcgcccaatgattccaggtaggctctggacccaccgcgaccctgaactggataagcggttacagataatgaatgaatgatgaagtaaatgatttttttcttcctacagttgtaaagcgtccttgggtttgtgaaaggcactatatactttgaacaaattattattattattatcctcaGCTCATCTGTGTACCTCTGATCACAAGCGCCAGATTGTTAACATGAAAGCCCTCAGATTACGTTGCTCACTTCTTGCTGGTGCTTGCTCTAGGTTGTGCTGAGCAGTGgctcatttaaaggagcaggtaCTTAATGCGTTAGTTATGAACAGCCGGCCTTTTTAGACAGTAGGAGGTACTGTggtgcttgttttattttattaagacccctggggaactgtgttaacttggaGAAAATGGATATGGTATGTCCCTTTAAAGAAACAACAGCATTCTAATGAGCAGGCCTTTGATATTATGTAGGACCTTTGCTCTTGAGGAGCAAAAgcctgcagcagcagcagcagcagctgaaTCGCATGTCAAAGAGATGAGAGGCACTCCTCTGCGGCACCTTCTATCCGTCATTTGATTACTGTCGCTTGATTTATACCGGGAGTGCAGATCTTTGGCACTGTTATTGAACACATCATTGAATGTGACTTCATTGCTTTTGACAGCAGAACAGAAGCTATTATTGTTTTGCATCAAGCGGGGGGTGGGTTTCGCAGCGTGACACGAGGGCCGGAAGAGCACCACACGTCTCGGGATGTGGAAATGGAAATATGTAAAAGCACGCCTTGTTGGTATTCCTGATGTCGACAGCTGGCTGCGACAgactgtgttaatgtgtttggTTATGCCAGAGGCTTTTCTTCactgccaccccccccccccctctctctctctctctttcaccctcatTCTTGCTCTGCAATTACCACAGAGCCTTTTCCCCTCATCATAACAAAGGCAACATTTAAACACTTTCAATGCTAATGTATGGTGATATGACATGCTCGGTGCGCCGCTGTTCTGATTTAGCTCTCCCTCCTCTTGTCATCCGTAATTACTGTCAAGGCGTTTCTCTGACTTTGGAGGAAACCTGTATCGCTCAATCACAATCCAGTCAGTAATAAGAGGCTGTGGAAACACTGCAGCAGGCTGTGGCTTATTGTAGGCTACTATATGATGGATGTTTGAGCACTGATTTAAAGCATTTTCCCTAATCACTTCTTCTACATACTGATGTGTTATACTCCTGTTGAAACTCATTTCATTCAGTAGATTAACATTTTCAGCGTGCATACAGTGAAAGTTACAGAGGCTTTTCATAATGCTATATAAGTAAGTAGCTTTAAATATATGGTTACAGGTTTTTTCAATACATATCAATGCCTATTTtatatacttgtgtgtgtgttgggggggtaAAATTGAAACATTCTCCCATTCTTGTCATATTATGGTAACCGTTGCCTAGTATTAAGTATGACTCttgtcatttaatttaatgatacataaactataaacaaactaatgacaactgaaaatggcaagtgagaagaCTTTATTTGTCACTGCATACATTATCAGTGTAAGATGGAGATTTAGATGTGTTaatactttatttctttttaaaataaattaacaattgTCATTTAAATACTATGCAAACCTACGCTTTGTATGTTTGTATTCTGAATTACAAATTTATTTgacataaaaacatttaaaacatattgtaCTTCTAATAAATGGTatgtaatatgtttattggtggTTATTAATTACAATGTTAACAatttaaacatgtaaaaaaaaatttaaattaaaatgttataaaataataataatcagttataacacagtaAGGAAGGGCAACAATGACCTGCCAAATAGTAAACCCATCTATAGTGTTTAACCGCAGATCTTGCTGGATACTGGCTTTACTTTGTCTCTTCCCTCAGTCAACATTAAtcctgtcagcttcagcacatatcCAGTAATACGTTTAACCATTAAACATTaagtttaatgaattaattaccaTCAGAATGTCATTTTCAGAAATTAATGATAATATGCCATACCTTAACGTATGCAGTTATTAAATTCACATTCAAAAATCATagcacatttttaattttgacaTTTTCAATAAGCTATCTGACATTTCACTATTAAGCAAAAAAAccctttctgtctttctgtgttaTCAATGATTATTAAAGATCTTTTAGGTGTTTACAACCaaattaataaccatttaataaacaggttttttcttttatatatatatatataactggtGTAAGTTTAAAAGGGTAGTGATACCAAATAATGAAAGACAGGTGAGTCCAAATTTTAAACAATGATGTTTCTACAGTatataactgattattatatatattattattataaagttatcattataattactattattattattattattattattattattattattattattcactttGAACTCTCTGGTCATTTTGTGTCCTCAGGTCTAAGTCTGGTGGTGGGTCTAGTGCTGTACATCTCCAGTATAAACGACGAGGTGATGAATAGACCAAGGGAGCCCGAGCAGTTTTTCCACTACCACTATGGCTGGTCCTTCGCTTTTGCCGCCAGCTCTTTCCTACTCAAAGAGGTTAGAGACAGTGACTAAATTTCTCCCATAAACTGCAGACCCTCAATCCTGGAACAGTGTACATTCTTATCACTGGCCTCTGCTCATTAACATGCAGCGACATTACCATCATTTGCCGCAAGCTGCTAAACACATAGGACCTCTTTCATCAATATGCATTAAAGTTAGTCCTAATTTCTTCTCCAAAAAAGACTAAGTGCGTCCACGACCACAGAACTATGCATATTCACCGCAATCACTGTATCCATATTTAAATGATGGTAGAATTGACCCCACATGCCTAAACCAGCACACTCCTCCCTTATCAGAAGGCCTTTATATTAACAACCAGTGCTTGTCACTAGCAGGCAACACATTCAGTAAAATGCCTTATAAATACGCCTCCAGGTTTCATTCGATTCTCATCTGTATGGGTTGTTATTGTTTAAAGGTTTGGCTTCTGACTTAAGATACAAGGGCTTTGCATGCTAATGTTAGCATTAACACTATGACTATCATATCATCACACCCCAGAGACACATCATGCTTTATGTTAGTCATTATTGCCCCGAACGAGCTGTTTACACCTGCATTAGCATTCACACACAGTGTCATGTCCCATCAATGTCATATTATAGCTGATGATATAGTCTTGTGAATGATTTGGTGTCATCATTTCCCTCCATACAGAATCAGTGTATAGAGATCTATGCTGGCAAAAAGACATGTACACATGCAGAAGCAAATTCAGATATGCCCTAAAGCAATACTAGGTAAAATCTGGTATTTTTGTTCCTAGGCTCTAACTGCAGTGGCatagtgtaattcactttagcactaacactgaaataaaaagcAGAGCATGGGGATATATGGTTGCAAAGTGACGTTTctccagtgctgagcctggagtagcaatgacagatgcAGTCTTCTCTCTGTTATAGGTCAGTGGaggattataattattttaaagctgtaattttgtgGTAAAAATGTtaactagtgttcctttaaggttgatTTTTGGGAAGAGGTTGATTTAGCTAGTGAATTCCAAAGGAAGATATACATCAGACATTACCGCTAACCAGCTAAACATCTTCAACATTCTTAACAATAGTAACTGTCGATAAAggcaaccctccactccacatgtattcagAGACCTTGTCACCATCAGTCTTGAACGAAGCCTAAATTAACTAAATTAACTCTATGTGACCATAGTGGCACTGTGTAGCGAACGACTCAACGAGCAGTGCCATGCTGGGAGTCAAAGTGCGGCTTTAATTTTACAGCGGGCGCTGAaagctgattttctgaacaatagggCTGGCCCCTTGTATTCGGTTTCAAATTTTGAGATTCGaatatttttggataaatgtgattaTAGATAAATGCAACTCTCAACCACATTGGCTCTAGCAGTAAAGACAGTGCTCTCCACACTCCACCCGTATTCAGGCTCATCGACATAAAAGCATTTGTGCTaatgaagcctaaaactcagtcatataaaacagcctaacatgctaaaacagCACACTTACAATGAGGCGAGGCGATGCCACAGtgcattttgtcagctttgtgcctgaaattagagcacctccaAACAAACTGGTTAAACtgtgtatactctgtgcccttagttagcAAGCTAGTTAACAGTTTAGCGAGCTTaggtacacagcaaattctccagtgttaaatcaacacaattgtgttaacactgagagtgttatgTTATTACCTGCTGTGACCCTGGTGGGCAGGTGAATTGTCTATTCAATAGTGtttaaaggtgtgagtgactgtgtgagtgtcataccctgtgatggactggcttGAGTTGAAGGTAAGTTTTCTGCCTTTTTTCCAAAAACTCAGGGTAgggtccagacccaccacgaccctgaacaggatgaagcaattacagaaaattaatgaattaatgaatgaataaaagtaaGAAGTTAGTtctctcctccaagcatgcagAATTGTCCAGTTATGAAGGTAATTATGTTGTAAAACTTGAGTACATGTGGGACCTGATTTGAGAACTTGTAGTTAAAAATTTCCACTTGTACCTTTGATGTgagaaatcattttaatttgtcatAAACAACACGTCATCCCCACTTGCCCCCTTATACATGTTCATAAATCAGTCCTGCAATAGCTCTACTGAGATAACTAGCAAAAGTCAAGGTGTACATGTTTGAAATTGTGCTGCCATGTATAAAAGGTTGCCAGATCCACACATTACATgcagtttatttattcatatttttaattaattaatttatttcttatttttttgccaAAGACAAATTTTAGTTTGCATGTTGAAAATACAAGTacagatttttatttacatgttcaCAAATCTGGTCCTACATGTGCTCACGTTTTACATAATTACCTCCATGTCCAGTGATATtttgttagcagcagtttgaaaagagaCTATGAGAAAATCACATGTTGCCAACATAGCTGACTAGTGGAACTGGAAATGGCTAAATTGGAGAAATAAAATCTATCTAATTATATTATTTCCACTCACTCTCTATCATTTCTTTCCCATCCTTTCTCAATCAGGGAGCTGGAGTGATGTCGGTTTACCTTTTCATGAAGCGCTATGCTGAGGAAGAGATGTACAGGCCGCACCCAGCTCTCTACCGCCCCCGGCTGTCCGAGTGCAGTGACTACAGCGGTCAGTACCTACACCCTGAGTCCTGGCCTCCTCCCCAGCGTGGCCGCAGTGGGTCCGAAGTGTCCAGCGACATCTCCATCCAGCTCAACCAGACGCCACCCCCATCCGGCCCCAAGAGCAGCCTGCCCTCCAACCTGCCGTCCTCATCGGGCCCATCCTCCTCTGCCAGCTACCACCTCCAACCAGCtagctcctcctcctcttcctcttacCCCCACActctacactcctcacactctggAGGCCCCGCCCCCCAGGTCCTTGCCTTGGCCACGCCCCCCTCTGCAGTACCGCCTCCtcattaccacacacacatgagAATGAGTGCATCACCATGCTAGAGAAGCACATTgtacatacccacacacacacacacacacacacaaacatacacacgtATATTATTATGCACATATAGTTGTGTGCAAACGTTTGTGTACCTCTGGTGAAACGACACATTGTATTTCTAAATTAAAATATGTCaagcatttctttttctttgcagATTTTTTACTAACTAAAACAAAGCATAATATTTCTTATTAAATGCATATTGAAGATTCACTGGAGGAGGAATTCTGCCATATCtgccatacaggagcactttgtagttctacaattatagactgtagtccacttgttgctctgcatactttcttacccctatttcaccctgctcctcaatggtcaggaccaccacagagcaggtatgatttgggtggtggatcagtctcagcactgcagtgacactaacgtggtggtggtgt encodes:
- the cacng7a gene encoding calcium channel, voltage-dependent, gamma subunit 7a isoform X2, with the translated sequence MSSFSTRALTLLSSVFGACGLLLVGVAVSTDYWLLMEEGIVLQQNQTTEVKMALHSGLWRVCFVAGPEKGRCVASEYFTEPEIEITTENTANILKMVRTATPFPMVSLLFVFTAFVISNIGHIRPQRTILAFVSGIFFILSGLSLVVGLVLYISSINDEVMNRPREPEQFFHYHYGWSFAFAASSFLLKEGAGVMSVYLFMKRYAEEEMYRPHPALYRPRLSECSDYSGQYLHPESWPPPQRGRSGSEVSSDISIQLNQTPPPSGPKSSLPSNLPSSSGPSSSASYHLQPASSSSSSSYPHTLHSSHSGGPAPQVLALATPPSAVPPPHYHTHMRMSASPC
- the cacng7a gene encoding calcium channel, voltage-dependent, gamma subunit 7a isoform X1 — encoded protein: MVTENDANMTAGNALKMSSFSTRALTLLSSVFGACGLLLVGVAVSTDYWLLMEEGIVLQQNQTTEVKMALHSGLWRVCFVAGPEKGRCVASEYFTEPEIEITTENTANILKMVRTATPFPMVSLLFVFTAFVISNIGHIRPQRTILAFVSGIFFILSGLSLVVGLVLYISSINDEVMNRPREPEQFFHYHYGWSFAFAASSFLLKEGAGVMSVYLFMKRYAEEEMYRPHPALYRPRLSECSDYSGQYLHPESWPPPQRGRSGSEVSSDISIQLNQTPPPSGPKSSLPSNLPSSSGPSSSASYHLQPASSSSSSSYPHTLHSSHSGGPAPQVLALATPPSAVPPPHYHTHMRMSASPC